Part of the uncultured Desulfobacter sp. genome, ATAAGATCCGTGTCAATTCGGCCAAAGCCGGGTTTTATCCAAAACTGGATCTTGTGGGCCAATACCTCACCCGGGATGATGGTCCCGGAACTTCCGACAACGGTGAGGAATCCCGGGTCATGCTCCGGGGTACCATCAATCTGTTTGACGGATTGCGTAAAAACCGGGAGCTGGGAAAAGCCCGCCTGGACGTGGTTAAAGCCCGGGCAGATCTCACGGAATTTGAACGGGAGATGACCAATCGCCTGGACAATCTTTTCCTGGATTTTAGTGTTTCCTTGAAAAACATGGATGTGGCTGATCAAAGCCGTACCGAGGCCCGGGAGAATCTTCGCATTACCCGCCTATCTTTTGAAAGGGGTATTCTTACGTCGACGGATTTGCTGGATGCGATTTACTATCTGTCCAGGGCACGGTTCAAACTGGTGGAGAGCCGGATCACCATGTTTCAAAACCACTTTCGTATCTTAAGAATGGTTGAATCCCTCTGATTTGTTTAATCTGCAAAGGGCTGTTTGTGAGTCAACAGCCTTTTGCAGGTTTTGGGGTAAAAAAGGAGTCCAGGCTTGACACAGGATTATTTTAACGATACCCACCAAGTGTTTAATCTGAATTTAAGGAGAGATGCATGACGCAGCCCGATGACGCCCCGGTGGGTCCCCGTGGGGAAAAAGTGCAAAAAGCCAATGCCCCCATTGGTATATGCCCCTTTAAAGGCAAGCACCAATGCGGAAATATCATCGGGCAGAGCCAGGCCATGAAGCAGATTCACAATGCCATTTCAATGGTATCCGTGAGTAATGCTTCTGTGTTGATCCAGGGAGAGAGCGGCACCGGAAAGGAGCTGGTTGCCCGGGCCATCCACTGCTACAGCCAAAGAACCTTTCATCCCTTTGTCACCATCAATTGTTCGGTTTTCAGCGAGTCCCTTCTTGAAAGCGAGTTGTTCGGCCATGCAAAAGGGGCATTTACCGGGGCCATGACCGAGCGGGTCGGCCGGTTTGAAGCCGCCGACGGCGGTACTGTTTTTTTGGATGAGATCGGAGAACTGACCCCCTATATGCAGGTAAAATTGTTACGTGTGCTCCAGGAAAAGGAGTTTGAACGGGTGGGGGAAATCGAAAAACGGCAGGTGGATATCCGGGTATTGGCCGCCACAAACCGTGACCTGCGGACCATGGTTGAACAAGGCACATTCCGTGAGGATCTTTACTATCGTCTCAAGGTTTTTCCCATTAACATGCCGCCCCTGCGTAAACGCAAGAAAGATATTCCCGCCATTGTGGATCATGTCATCAAAATACAGAACCGGGAGGGGGGTAAAAAATTAACCGGGATCAAGGAGAGCGCCCTTAAACTGTTCATGGATTACCCCTGGCCGGGGAATGTCCGTGAATTAAGAAATGCCATTGAATACGCCTTTGTGGTCTGCCAGGACCAACATATCGGCATCACGGATATTCCCCAAGAGATCAAATCCTTTGAGTGTAATTCTCTTCCCAGGAAAAACACCTTTGGGGATCCGGCGCCCCCCGCCCAAAAGGTCTTGACCCCGGAACTTTTGTTTGACCTGCTGAAAACCTGCGACTGGAATAAGGCCGAAGTCGGTCGGCGCCTGGGCCTGAGCCGAACCACGATCTGGACATATATGAAAAAGTGGAACATTCCCCTGAAACGGATAGATCTTTCCGGGGACTGCCTTTATGGTGAAAAATGACCATGGGTAAATGTAGGATGATGTTCAAATCAACCATCGCTTCCTTGCCTCGCTTTCGATGAAGCAGTTTCAGTGTGGTTCCTCCGGAAGAATACACATGTATCCAATGATTTTTTTGATCCACCCGGAAAGATGTCTCGTCAACATGGATTGATGGGGCCTGAAGAATGCTCTCAATTGATTTTGCTTCCCATTTTTCAAGTGCTTGATAAAGCCGCCAGACAAACTTGAGAAGGGTTGCTTCAGAAATTACCGTACCAATCATGGCGAAAATCTGTTTTTGAACCCGGCTGAGGGCAACCATTTGACTGATGATCGAGTGGATGGCGAATGCTTTGAGTCCGTTTCCATATTGTAAGGGATCTGGTATATCTTCAGGAAAGTCTCCCTTTACTGTTGCCATCCCTGTATTATAACACAGCTTTTTTGGGCCTCGTCATTCGTCCTGCAATTGATTTTTTCGGAGTTCGACATCATTTTGTCACTCATTCATGGTAAACTTCAAAATATAGAAATAGCAGTGTGCTTTAAATGCAAACTTGGGGACCTTTCAAAATTTTTTTAAAAAAAACCATAAAAAAACCTGGTAAGCTTTTTTTTATTTTTTTACCTTCACAGTTAGAGGGGTGAACAGTTACGTTGATTTTATAGAAGATATGCCCTATTTTGATCTAAGAGCCACTTGTTTAAGAGGCAAACTCGCCATAAACCAAGAATCAAGCACCGTGGGTTAAAAATAATCAGTTTGCAAAGGAGGCTGCAGTGCGGATTTTCGTAAGGCTTCTGATTACAATGGGGATATTATTTTTATACCATGGCTCAGGTACGTGTCATGACAAGGGTAATGCGCCGTCAACAGGCCATGACATGCCCAAGAATACAAAAAATATACCCGGCTTGGGACAAGGCCGTTCATTGTTACATAAGATGCTCACAGACGAGGAACGCCTTTGGCTAAAATCCCACCCCGTGATCCGGGTGGGATTTGCACCTAGACGCCCCCCCTTTGAATTTGCTGATGCCACAGGCTTCCACGGGATTGTACCTGACTATTATGCATTGTTCGGCAAGCTCCTGGATGTTGAATTTAAGCCGATTATAAAAAATGGCGGCGGTTTTTTTTCATGGAGACAACTTTTACAGCTTGCCACAGAGAAGAAGGTTGATGTGCTTCCCGGTTTACTTAAGACCCAAAGCCGGACAGCCTTTTTAAAATATACCCGTTCATACATTGACTTCCCATGGGTTCTGGTTGTCCCATCCCATGAATCCGCTGACAAGATCAAAGCGTTCTATGGTAAAAAAGTGGCGTCAGTGGGACCGTATCCCAGTACCAAACAATTATCCCTTCTGCATCCTGAACTGAATATTGTTCAGGTGGAAAGCCCCTTTGAGGGATTGACCAGTGTCGCCAGAGGAGAGGTGGACGCCTTTTTTTCAAATGTTGCAGATGCGGCCTACTGGATCAGCAACCGAAAATTTGAGCAATTGAAAATCGCCTGCTGGGTGGAAGAGATTGATTCCCGGCTGCACATCGGTGTGCGCAAGGACTGGCCGGTGCTGGTCTCCATTTTGAATAAAACCCTTGACTCTTTAACCCCAAAGGACCACGCCGCCATCCATAACCGGTGGGTCAGCATTGATTATGAAAAGGGTCTTGACTGGGCAAAACTTTTAAAAGTGGCTGTACCTGCCGCAGCTGTTACACTGACCATTATTGCCTTAATGTTTCTGGCCAACCGGCGGCTGAAAAAAGAGATCGCCATGCGGCGTAAAGCCCAAAGAGCTGCTGTGCAGTCACAGGAAAAATTCAGGATCATCGCCGATTACACCTACGGCATGGAGACCTGGCATGATGAAACAGGGCAGTTAAGGTGGATCAACCGGGCTGCAAAGCTTTTAACGGGGTACAGCGAAGAACAATGCCTTGCCATGGATGAATTCCCCTTGCCCATGGTGGCTCCCGAAGATCATGCCAAATGCCGGGAGATCAACCAGGCGGCCATGGCAGGTTCTTCGGGAAATGATGTGCCGTTAAGGTTTCATACCCGAAACGGTGATCTGATCTGGTTGTCTGTGTCCTGGAATCCTGTATACCAAGATGACGGTACCTATTTCGGCTTCCGGGTCAGCTGCCGGGATGTAACAGAACGCATGGAAGCCCGTTCGCGGTTGCGTATTATTTCCGAACACACCTATGACTGGCAGTCCTGGTATGATCTCAAGGGGGGTCTTGTGTGGGTGAATCAGGCCGTTGAACGTATTACCGGATATCCGCCGGAGGAATGCATGCATATGGCGGATTATCCCTGCCCCCTGATAGATCCACGGGATCTTGACCTGTACCACCATCGCAATGATTTGGCACGGCATGGCGCCGGCCGCCAGGAATTCGGCGTGCGCATACGCAAAAAGGATAACACCTTGGCATGGGTGTTTATGTCCCTTGAACCGGTCTTTGATGATGATAACCAGGTCTCCGGGATTGCCAGCATATCCAAGGATATCACCAGCCAGAAACAGGCGGAACGCGAATTGAACCTGATGGCCAGGATATTTGAAAACACCGGTGATCCCATCCAGATACTTGATCTTTCACATCGTATTCTGGCAGTGAATGACGCCACAGTTAAAGCTTACGGCTATTCAAGGGAAGAACTTTTAGGCGAATCAATTTCAATCATTGTACCCGAAGACACATATAAACGGGGACGCGAACTGTTTCAATGTTGCCTGGACGGGGAAGTTGTCCGGGATGTGGAGTGGGAGCGGAAGAAAAGGGACGGCACCATTGTTTCGGTTCTTTTAACCTTTGCCCTGCTTAAAAATGATGAAGGAGAGCCCATTGGTGTTGCCTTCATTACCAAAGATATCACCAAGCTCAAACAGGCGGAACAGAAACTAAAAGACTACAAGGACCATCTCGAAGCCCTGGTGGAAGAGCGAACAACCGATTTAGCCAGGGCCATGCGCATGGCAGAAGAGGCCACACGGGCCAAAAGTGAATTTTTAGCCAACATGAGCCACGAGATCAGGACCCCTTTGAATGCAGTTGTCGGATTTGCCCACTTAGCCTTGCAGACAGAGCTTGACGCCCTCCAGTCTGATTATATAACAAAAATTCAGGACAGTTCAAAGGTGCTCCTGGGCGTTATCAACGATATCCTTGATTTCAGCAAGATTGAGGCGGGGAAATTGAGCATGGAGTCCATTGAGTTTTCCCTTGACGAAGTCCTGGATAATGTCACCACCCTGGTTGGTGTCAAAGCACAGCAAAAGGGGCTTGAAGTGGTTTTCAATATCGGCCCTGCCCTTCCGTGGCTGCTTATCGGTGATCCCCTAAGGCTGGGCCAGATATTGATCAATTTGACCAACAATGCCGTTAAATTTACTAAGACCGGCGAAATTGTCCTGGGTTGTTCCGTGTTAAGGGAAGATGAAAATGATGTTGAGTTAAAATTTTATGTTCAGGATACCGGAATCGGCATGACCGATGCCCAGCAGACAAAATTGTTCCGGGCCTTTTCCCAGACAGATACCTCCACAACACGGGAATACGGGGGAACGGGGCTTGGCCTTGTCATCTGCAAATCCCTGGTGGAGATGATGAACGGCCGTATCTGGGTGGAAAGTGCACCGGGGC contains:
- a CDS encoding PAS domain S-box protein, producing the protein MPKNTKNIPGLGQGRSLLHKMLTDEERLWLKSHPVIRVGFAPRRPPFEFADATGFHGIVPDYYALFGKLLDVEFKPIIKNGGGFFSWRQLLQLATEKKVDVLPGLLKTQSRTAFLKYTRSYIDFPWVLVVPSHESADKIKAFYGKKVASVGPYPSTKQLSLLHPELNIVQVESPFEGLTSVARGEVDAFFSNVADAAYWISNRKFEQLKIACWVEEIDSRLHIGVRKDWPVLVSILNKTLDSLTPKDHAAIHNRWVSIDYEKGLDWAKLLKVAVPAAAVTLTIIALMFLANRRLKKEIAMRRKAQRAAVQSQEKFRIIADYTYGMETWHDETGQLRWINRAAKLLTGYSEEQCLAMDEFPLPMVAPEDHAKCREINQAAMAGSSGNDVPLRFHTRNGDLIWLSVSWNPVYQDDGTYFGFRVSCRDVTERMEARSRLRIISEHTYDWQSWYDLKGGLVWVNQAVERITGYPPEECMHMADYPCPLIDPRDLDLYHHRNDLARHGAGRQEFGVRIRKKDNTLAWVFMSLEPVFDDDNQVSGIASISKDITSQKQAERELNLMARIFENTGDPIQILDLSHRILAVNDATVKAYGYSREELLGESISIIVPEDTYKRGRELFQCCLDGEVVRDVEWERKKRDGTIVSVLLTFALLKNDEGEPIGVAFITKDITKLKQAEQKLKDYKDHLEALVEERTTDLARAMRMAEEATRAKSEFLANMSHEIRTPLNAVVGFAHLALQTELDALQSDYITKIQDSSKVLLGVINDILDFSKIEAGKLSMESIEFSLDEVLDNVTTLVGVKAQQKGLEVVFNIGPALPWLLIGDPLRLGQILINLTNNAVKFTKTGEIVLGCSVLREDENDVELKFYVQDTGIGMTDAQQTKLFRAFSQTDTSTTREYGGTGLGLVICKSLVEMMNGRIWVESAPGQGATFFFTVCLEKAGGAQAYALGPDSALYKSKVLVVDDNYVCRTVLATMLEAMSFRVTQADGAGAGLAELEAVEKDDPFKLVLMDWQMPDMDGLHASRKIRETLKMNVPRVIMASAYAREELMQNADAMGLDGYLIKPVSPSLMFNTIMAALGVKPASRKEADRKSFGLNGIQSVRGARLLVVEDNEINQQVVKGILENSGFAVDMADNGRMAVDAVAQKAYDAVLMDIHMPLMDGYTATRIIRENDALRDLPIIAATANAMAGDREKALAAGMNDHVAKPINVRELLNVLNKWIKKTPKVHAVAQDGTAVQEKKPHNGAHDEPFKDLEGIDFRQGLARMSGNMDLYRKLLLKFAVNQADTGIKLEKALGVKDVETARRLAHTIKGVAGNISAQQVFKTATDLDAALKSGDIQKAESILPIFSEYLQQAIQTIETLET
- a CDS encoding sigma-54 dependent transcriptional regulator, with amino-acid sequence MTQPDDAPVGPRGEKVQKANAPIGICPFKGKHQCGNIIGQSQAMKQIHNAISMVSVSNASVLIQGESGTGKELVARAIHCYSQRTFHPFVTINCSVFSESLLESELFGHAKGAFTGAMTERVGRFEAADGGTVFLDEIGELTPYMQVKLLRVLQEKEFERVGEIEKRQVDIRVLAATNRDLRTMVEQGTFREDLYYRLKVFPINMPPLRKRKKDIPAIVDHVIKIQNREGGKKLTGIKESALKLFMDYPWPGNVRELRNAIEYAFVVCQDQHIGITDIPQEIKSFECNSLPRKNTFGDPAPPAQKVLTPELLFDLLKTCDWNKAEVGRRLGLSRTTIWTYMKKWNIPLKRIDLSGDCLYGEK